In Campylobacter vicugnae, a genomic segment contains:
- the truD gene encoding tRNA pseudouridine(13) synthase TruD, with the protein MENSPIFKPLLTTTHTPINAHFSKNASDFVVREIPLYEFSGNGEHLVMQIQKKGLSTSEALSILASATGAKVRDFGYAGLKDKEGMTTQYISIPAKFQSAISSFSNENIKILNATLHNNKLRIGHLKANHFFIRLKKVLPSEAKKLQNVIELIKNRGFANYFGYQRFGRFGDNYQSAKELLIAMANNDKKSLKKYNPKLRDFLISAYQSELFNRYLSKRVEISRFCESFSAKELAEIYKFDNNTIKDLKDQKQFFKLIRGEVMGHYPFGKLFLCEDLESEVDKFNQRDRTSCGLLVGSRAYEATGVAFRLEQEIMAEGFEFAKFANGARRFNWVWADEMKYSYNEEQAQFSLSFTLQKGSYATVVLREILGREIFDI; encoded by the coding sequence ATGGAAAATTCACCCATTTTTAAGCCATTATTAACAACAACACATACACCAATCAATGCGCATTTTAGCAAAAATGCAAGTGATTTTGTGGTGCGTGAGATTCCACTATATGAGTTTAGTGGAAATGGCGAGCATTTAGTTATGCAAATTCAAAAAAAAGGCCTAAGCACATCTGAGGCGTTAAGCATTCTAGCATCAGCTACTGGTGCTAAGGTTAGAGATTTTGGCTATGCTGGATTAAAGGATAAAGAGGGTATGACTACGCAATATATCTCAATTCCAGCTAAATTTCAGAGTGCTATAAGTAGTTTTTCTAATGAAAATATTAAAATTCTAAATGCTACACTCCACAATAATAAGCTAAGAATCGGACATTTAAAAGCAAATCACTTTTTTATTCGTCTTAAAAAGGTATTGCCAAGTGAGGCTAAAAAGCTTCAAAATGTTATAGAATTGATTAAAAATCGCGGTTTTGCCAACTATTTTGGCTATCAAAGATTTGGTAGATTTGGTGATAACTATCAAAGTGCTAAAGAGCTATTAATTGCTATGGCAAATAATGATAAAAAGAGTCTTAAAAAATATAATCCAAAGCTTAGGGATTTTTTGATTTCTGCATATCAAAGTGAGTTATTTAATCGCTATCTTAGCAAAAGAGTAGAGATTAGTCGCTTTTGTGAGAGTTTTAGTGCTAAGGAGTTAGCTGAAATTTATAAATTTGATAACAATACTATCAAAGATTTAAAAGATCAAAAGCAGTTTTTTAAATTGATTCGCGGTGAAGTGATGGGGCATTATCCATTTGGTAAGCTATTTTTATGCGAGGATTTAGAATCTGAGGTTGATAAATTTAATCAGCGTGATCGCACTAGCTGTGGTTTATTAGTTGGATCTAGGGCTTATGAGGCTACTGGCGTGGCATTTAGACTTGAGCAAGAGATTATGGCCGAAGGGTTTGAGTTTGCTAAGTTTGCCAATGGAGCAAGAAGATTTAACTGGGTATGGGCTGATGAGATGAAGTATAGCTATAATGAAGAACAAGCACAATTTAGTCTAAGCTTTACACTGCAAAAAGGCTCTTATGCTACTGTGGTTTTGCGTGAGATTTTAGGTCGGGAGATATTTGATATTTAG
- a CDS encoding methyl-accepting chemotaxis protein: MNNSKKISFLTQFIALTVLVLVSMFILLAFIFNNYKSTQKNEQIVVATEHLLIYDLQIDQVFKTKFNFINYDTSVVFSNKFEETLQHLASLNVDKNILNSINKSFRAKQDELERFKSANSIAINSKSYLFTLSSDINKIVAQNPTPSNLALRDTIDQILAIISTQNILAKDVLNRLNSLVNMIDIDKFADTELISLFKKHYTTMIAQISVMQDNSQQFLSQELSKKLNNFENIIQDQIQANNQNQLYIAIAIFCVTLILFIIFIWLTLAKVIIPISNLELLSSNLASSKANLSSRLKIDPKSELATSAGYINTFIQIVQNSVLEAIESSNASHKNSISLQENAKKLKRNSLHQHEQVASVQKITILLNETINLNKKLSNDATINMQDLKNLMNDVENTLLELIELIEVSSQQENEIVANMDQLVQSADTIYSVTNSIRDIADQTNLLALNAAIEAARAGEHGRGFAVVADEVRALADKTSKSLGEINITVQTIVQQVNNNKSLMDDIHLSMNNTSAKAADLKNEIANSIDKLNSGIRSTKTVEDKSNDAKERMTILNSNIDKVSSAATELTQLATQIELVSNGILDSAAKLNDKLISFK; this comes from the coding sequence ATGAACAATTCTAAAAAAATCAGCTTTTTAACTCAGTTTATCGCACTTACTGTGCTTGTTTTGGTATCTATGTTTATACTTTTGGCTTTTATATTTAACAACTACAAATCTACACAAAAAAATGAACAAATAGTCGTAGCTACAGAGCATTTACTAATTTATGATTTACAAATTGATCAAGTATTTAAAACCAAATTTAACTTTATAAATTATGATACAAGTGTAGTTTTTAGCAATAAATTTGAAGAGACCTTGCAGCATTTAGCTAGTTTAAATGTAGATAAAAATATACTAAATTCTATAAATAAATCATTTAGAGCTAAGCAAGATGAGCTAGAAAGATTTAAATCTGCAAACTCAATTGCCATAAACTCAAAATCATATCTATTTACGCTAAGTAGTGATATCAACAAAATAGTAGCCCAAAATCCAACGCCAAGCAACCTTGCGCTAAGAGATACAATAGATCAAATTCTAGCTATAATCTCTACTCAAAATATATTGGCTAAAGATGTTTTAAATAGATTAAATTCACTTGTTAATATGATTGATATAGATAAATTTGCAGATACTGAATTAATAAGCCTATTTAAAAAGCATTATACTACAATGATAGCTCAAATTAGTGTAATGCAAGATAATTCTCAACAATTTTTAAGTCAAGAATTAAGCAAAAAGCTAAACAATTTTGAAAATATTATCCAAGATCAAATTCAAGCAAATAATCAAAATCAACTCTATATTGCCATAGCAATATTTTGTGTAACATTGATTTTATTTATCATATTTATCTGGCTAACTCTAGCTAAAGTTATCATACCAATAAGCAATCTAGAGCTACTAAGCTCAAATCTAGCAAGCTCAAAAGCCAACCTAAGCTCACGCCTAAAAATCGATCCAAAAAGCGAACTAGCCACTAGTGCTGGGTATATAAATACATTTATTCAAATTGTTCAAAATTCAGTTTTAGAAGCTATTGAGAGTTCAAACGCAAGTCATAAAAACTCAATTAGCCTTCAAGAAAATGCTAAAAAATTAAAAAGAAATTCACTCCATCAGCATGAACAAGTCGCAAGCGTACAAAAGATTACAATCTTGCTAAATGAGACTATAAATTTAAATAAAAAACTATCTAATGATGCAACCATAAATATGCAAGATTTAAAAAATTTAATGAATGATGTAGAGAATACACTTCTAGAGTTAATAGAGCTAATAGAAGTAAGTAGCCAACAAGAAAATGAGATAGTAGCTAATATGGATCAGCTTGTACAAAGTGCTGATACTATCTATAGCGTAACTAACTCTATAAGAGATATTGCTGATCAAACTAATCTTTTAGCATTAAATGCTGCTATAGAAGCTGCTCGTGCTGGAGAGCATGGCAGAGGCTTTGCAGTAGTTGCAGATGAAGTTCGCGCACTAGCTGATAAAACTAGTAAATCTTTAGGTGAGATCAATATCACAGTCCAAACCATAGTCCAACAAGTAAATAATAATAAATCTTTAATGGATGATATTCACCTATCTATGAATAACACTTCAGCTAAAGCTGCCGATCTAAAAAATGAGATAGCAAATTCAATTGATAAACTAAATTCTGGCATTAGATCGACCAAAACCGTAGAGGATAAATCAAATGATGCCAAAGAGAGAATGACAATACTCAATAGCAATATAGATAAGGTTAGTAGTGCAGCTACAGAGCTTACTCAGCTAGCTACTCAAATAGAATTAGTATCAAATGGAATCTTAGATAGCGCTGCTAAGCTAAATGATAAACTAATAAGCTTTAAGTAG
- a CDS encoding cytochrome-c peroxidase has protein sequence MTLVAFNICNAQTSINPDRMITPLPTSIPYDKEKAMLGKQLYMDTSLSKDGKVSCNTCHDLKRYGVDNEIFSIGADGVLDEPFNSPTTFNSVFNFVQFWDGKAKNLAEQAKNPFINPKEMALKDEAEVVKRVEANAKYKASFDKIYGEITMQNITDAIAEFEKTLITPNAPFDRYLNGDENAISSQAKRGWEAFKSNGCVACHQGQNIGGTMYQKIGIFEPYPNQENLGRYEITKIESDKMVFKVPSLRNVAKTAPYYHDGSIPTLDACVQFMAYYQLGRFLDQQTVDDIVAFLESLTGEFNEQF, from the coding sequence ATGACTTTAGTTGCCTTTAATATTTGTAATGCTCAAACAAGCATAAATCCAGATAGAATGATAACTCCACTACCTACTAGTATCCCATATGATAAAGAAAAAGCAATGCTAGGAAAACAGCTATATATGGATACAAGCCTATCAAAAGATGGAAAAGTATCGTGTAATACCTGTCATGATTTAAAAAGATATGGAGTAGATAATGAGATATTTTCCATTGGAGCAGATGGAGTGCTAGATGAGCCATTTAATTCACCTACTACATTTAACTCTGTGTTTAATTTTGTACAATTTTGGGATGGAAAGGCTAAAAATCTAGCCGAGCAAGCTAAAAATCCATTTATAAATCCAAAAGAGATGGCACTAAAAGATGAAGCTGAAGTAGTTAAAAGAGTTGAAGCAAACGCTAAGTATAAAGCTAGTTTTGATAAGATATATGGCGAGATTACAATGCAAAATATAACCGATGCTATAGCTGAATTTGAAAAGACACTCATTACTCCAAATGCCCCATTTGATCGCTATTTAAATGGAGATGAAAATGCTATAAGCAGCCAGGCTAAACGTGGTTGGGAAGCATTTAAAAGCAATGGCTGTGTAGCTTGTCATCAAGGTCAAAATATAGGTGGTACGATGTATCAAAAAATTGGAATCTTCGAGCCATATCCAAATCAAGAAAATTTAGGTCGCTATGAGATTACAAAAATAGAATCTGATAAAATGGTCTTTAAAGTTCCAAGTCTAAGAAATGTAGCCAAAACTGCTCCATATTATCACGATGGAAGTATTCCAACTCTTGATGCGTGCGTGCAATTTATGGCTTATTATCAATTAGGCAGATTCTTAGATCAGCAAACCGTAGATGATATTGTCGCATTTTTAGAAAGCCTAACAGGAGAATTTAATGAACAATTCTAA
- the fliS gene encoding flagellar export chaperone FliS: MLTSSKGTSMASSSAAYAAYNQNNMGIDSPQKLIAMLYEGILRFIYRAKKAMDAGDIESKVLFLNKTNAIFFELINSLDMSQGQISEYLQGLYSRQIQLISEANITNDQSKLDEVIHVTRELLEAWKDATRSDNELA, translated from the coding sequence ATGCTAACAAGTAGTAAAGGAACATCAATGGCATCATCTAGTGCTGCATATGCAGCTTATAATCAAAATAATATGGGGATTGACTCCCCACAAAAACTAATTGCAATGCTATATGAAGGGATTTTGCGTTTTATTTATAGAGCTAAAAAGGCTATGGATGCTGGAGATATAGAAAGTAAAGTATTGTTTTTAAATAAAACAAATGCTATATTTTTTGAACTAATAAATTCCCTTGATATGAGTCAAGGTCAAATTAGTGAGTATCTACAAGGTCTATATAGCAGACAAATTCAGCTAATATCAGAGGCTAACATCACAAATGACCAGAGCAAACTAGATGAGGTTATACATGTAACAAGAGAGCTTTTAGAAGCTTGGAAAGACGCTACAAGGAGCGATAATGAATTGGCTTAA
- the fliD gene encoding flagellar filament capping protein FliD, with the protein MAINTEKSQLGVGSGNILSWDTIDKLKEADTKAMVKPLETKIQDNLTKQKDLTAITTLLSTFKGSVSNLTGDNTYLKRDANATGSNSVSVSVSAGVAEQNMNLSVQQLASQDSFQSKTFGSRTESVFDTDVSFGISIGGKDYVINADSTTTLEQLAEKINEATEGKVQAKILNVGGDEPFRMIIQSAQTGEANKIDFYSIQSTTGGSATNTSNDSTLKALGFYFDKASSTNGSKDSHGNTIMRLTLKQPDKLSEDEKKNAGSQISTAQDAKFKYNGIDITRSSNTIDDLILGVNLTLNKVDKDGETTNVNITQSTEGIMEDIKAMVESYNSLMNNINEATKYDSETGLAGTFQGVREITSITTELNKIINGVSKDGKSLADFGITLTKDGLLTLDSSILNDMINTKFDEFKNFFSSETKFTNVTAVGDKKIEWNDELKGKLTINGVEIDINIEKEFKDKDGKPLTNGEAEKAKKNALLKAIANASGLSDISASFDKDGKLVLKGSGGTDIEIKGESSFLTKLGLKEQKLDGKTEIIGGFFKGLNDTLNGLIGSEGSLTAYEESLTSSHKSLTASKEQRQKELDAKYTTMAEKWSQYDTIIAKLEAQMNTVNSMIEAANNANK; encoded by the coding sequence ATGGCAATCAATACAGAAAAATCTCAACTAGGTGTTGGTAGTGGAAATATCCTAAGCTGGGATACTATAGATAAATTAAAAGAAGCTGATACTAAGGCTATGGTTAAGCCATTGGAGACAAAAATTCAAGATAACCTAACCAAACAAAAAGACCTAACAGCTATCACTACACTGCTTAGCACATTTAAAGGTAGCGTATCAAATTTAACTGGAGATAACACCTATTTAAAACGTGATGCAAACGCTACTGGTAGCAATAGTGTAAGCGTCTCAGTAAGCGCTGGTGTCGCTGAACAAAATATGAACTTAAGCGTGCAACAACTAGCTAGTCAAGACTCATTCCAGTCTAAGACTTTTGGCTCTAGGACTGAGAGTGTTTTTGATACAGATGTTAGCTTTGGTATAAGTATTGGTGGTAAAGATTATGTTATTAATGCTGATTCTACAACCACGCTAGAACAGCTGGCTGAAAAGATAAATGAAGCTACAGAAGGTAAAGTTCAAGCCAAAATCCTAAATGTAGGCGGCGATGAACCATTTAGAATGATTATCCAATCAGCACAGACTGGAGAAGCTAATAAAATTGACTTTTATAGCATACAAAGCACAACAGGTGGCAGTGCAACAAATACAAGCAACGATAGCACTCTAAAAGCTTTAGGATTTTATTTTGATAAAGCATCTAGTACTAATGGCAGTAAAGATAGTCATGGTAACACTATAATGAGATTAACTCTAAAGCAGCCTGATAAATTATCAGAAGATGAGAAAAAAAATGCCGGTTCTCAAATTTCAACTGCTCAAGATGCTAAATTTAAATATAACGGCATAGATATAACTAGAAGTTCAAATACAATCGATGATCTAATACTAGGTGTGAACTTAACTCTAAATAAAGTAGATAAAGATGGCGAAACTACCAATGTCAATATCACTCAAAGTACCGAAGGTATAATGGAAGATATCAAGGCTATGGTAGAGTCATACAACTCTTTAATGAATAATATCAATGAAGCTACTAAATATGATAGCGAAACTGGTCTAGCTGGTACTTTCCAAGGTGTAAGAGAGATCACATCTATTACAACAGAGTTAAATAAAATCATAAATGGCGTAAGCAAAGATGGTAAGTCTTTGGCTGATTTTGGTATTACTCTTACTAAAGATGGACTTCTTACACTAGACTCATCAATATTAAACGATATGATAAATACTAAATTTGATGAGTTTAAAAACTTCTTTAGCTCTGAGACTAAATTTACAAATGTTACAGCAGTTGGAGATAAAAAAATAGAGTGGAATGATGAGTTAAAAGGTAAGCTAACCATAAATGGGGTTGAGATAGATATAAATATTGAAAAAGAATTTAAAGACAAAGATGGCAAACCTCTAACAAATGGTGAAGCAGAAAAAGCTAAGAAAAACGCCCTATTAAAAGCTATAGCAAATGCTAGCGGTCTAAGCGATATCTCAGCTTCATTTGATAAAGATGGCAAACTAGTGCTAAAAGGTTCAGGTGGAACAGATATTGAGATTAAAGGTGAGAGTAGCTTTTTAACAAAACTAGGTCTAAAAGAGCAAAAGCTAGATGGCAAAACTGAGATTATAGGCGGATTTTTCAAAGGTCTTAATGATACTTTAAATGGATTAATTGGATCAGAAGGTAGCCTAACAGCCTACGAAGAGAGCCTAACTAGCTCACACAAATCCTTAACTGCTTCAAAAGAGCAAAGGCAAAAAGAGCTAGATGCTAAATATACTACAATGGCTGAAAAATGGTCTCAATATGATACAATCATAGCCAAACTAGAAGCCCAAATGAATACAGTAAATAGCATGATAGAGGCTGCTAACAATGCTAACAAGTAG
- a CDS encoding flagellar protein FlaG translates to MEIFKAAAQQQMDMTANVANVKHQFNPQTIEVENSNLQQDSATHNKATEHLTNEQIQEILSQTNDNLSLLNTNIRFGYNDKIDSMFVNVMEADTGTIIRKIPTEQVMKLTEHFRDIVGMIFDKKE, encoded by the coding sequence ATGGAAATTTTCAAAGCAGCAGCCCAACAACAAATGGATATGACGGCAAATGTAGCAAATGTTAAACACCAGTTCAACCCTCAAACAATAGAAGTTGAAAACTCAAACCTTCAACAAGACTCAGCTACTCACAATAAAGCAACTGAGCATTTAACAAATGAGCAAATTCAAGAGATTTTGTCTCAAACTAACGATAATCTAAGTTTGCTTAACACAAATATTAGGTTTGGTTATAATGATAAGATTGATAGTATGTTTGTTAATGTTATGGAAGCAGACACAGGTACGATAATTCGCAAAATCCCTACCGAACAAGTAATGAAGCTAACTGAACACTTCAGAGATATAGTCGGTATGATATTTGATAAAAAGGAATAA
- a CDS encoding ornithine carbamoyltransferase, which translates to MRVCIDCECLLLAESLRLFLGSKATTRKDCDFIVSDRAVQGSKPVFVIGSNSPYLRVPFSKDALLNTLGEFYSAMQISGKIQPSELTSLERRIGDLVDKFKFDLIKIIKDEYEK; encoded by the coding sequence ATGAGAGTTTGTATAGATTGTGAGTGTCTACTTTTAGCTGAGAGCTTAAGACTATTTCTAGGCTCAAAGGCAACTACAAGAAAAGATTGTGATTTTATAGTAAGCGATAGAGCCGTACAAGGTAGTAAGCCTGTCTTTGTTATAGGGAGTAATTCGCCATATCTTAGAGTTCCTTTTAGCAAAGATGCGTTGCTAAATACTTTGGGTGAGTTTTATTCAGCGATGCAAATTAGTGGCAAAATCCAGCCAAGTGAGCTTACTAGTTTAGAGCGAAGAATAGGCGATTTAGTGGATAAATTTAAATTTGATCTAATAAAAATAATAAAAGATGAGTATGAAAAATAG
- the rsmD gene encoding 16S rRNA (guanine(966)-N(2))-methyltransferase RsmD yields MKNSLFATISSGKYKGKKLTLPSLSTTRSTKSIVKESVFNSLQSDIYGAIFIELFGGSGLMAATAVSNYAKKAYAIEIDKAAFNSLKSNFATLGDSDLVALHGDTFELTPKIISQNAGQKIILYVDPPFDIRDGFHGIYERLYNILGKMEADIVIIEHISSHATPQKMGDFHLYKSRKFGNTSLSYYTKCI; encoded by the coding sequence ATGAAAAATAGTCTATTTGCAACCATCTCAAGTGGTAAATATAAAGGCAAAAAGCTAACCCTTCCAAGCCTATCTACAACTAGAAGCACTAAATCAATAGTAAAAGAGTCTGTATTTAATAGCTTACAAAGCGATATTTATGGAGCTATATTTATAGAATTATTTGGCGGAAGTGGATTGATGGCTGCAACTGCAGTTAGTAATTATGCTAAGAAAGCTTATGCTATAGAGATAGATAAGGCTGCTTTTAATAGTTTAAAATCAAATTTTGCTACTCTTGGTGATAGTGATTTAGTAGCGCTTCATGGTGATACTTTTGAATTAACTCCAAAAATAATCAGCCAAAACGCAGGGCAAAAAATTATACTTTATGTTGATCCACCATTTGATATTAGAGATGGATTTCATGGAATATATGAAAGATTATATAATATTCTAGGTAAGATGGAGGCTGATATAGTAATTATAGAGCATATATCTAGCCATGCAACGCCTCAAAAAATGGGTGATTTTCATCTATATAAAAGTCGCAAATTTGGCAATACAAGCCTAAGTTATTATACAAAATGTATCTAG
- a CDS encoding YigZ family protein, protein MYLVKECYSYEQDIKKSSFASYICPFSEFETLKEKLKADNPKAAHIVWAYRYYNKYFQIVENCSDDGEPKGSSGPPCLDALRGAELIDTAVLVVRYFGGVKLGVGGLVRAYGSSANLAINSANLIKYEIRDFVSIFVPFALLSRFDHYTSKHDLRVNKIYIESGCVYELSLTMAEFIDLREFAVEYEIAGMKYLAIPLNAKQV, encoded by the coding sequence ATGTATCTAGTAAAAGAGTGTTATAGCTACGAGCAAGATATCAAAAAATCAAGCTTTGCTAGTTATATATGTCCATTTAGTGAGTTTGAGACTCTAAAAGAGAAGCTAAAAGCAGATAATCCAAAAGCTGCTCATATAGTTTGGGCATATAGGTATTATAATAAATATTTTCAAATTGTGGAAAATTGCAGTGATGATGGAGAGCCAAAGGGTAGCTCTGGGCCACCGTGCTTAGATGCTTTGCGTGGTGCAGAGTTAATTGATACTGCAGTATTAGTGGTGCGATATTTTGGCGGAGTGAAGCTTGGAGTAGGCGGACTAGTTCGAGCATATGGAAGTAGTGCAAATTTGGCTATAAATTCAGCTAATTTAATAAAATATGAGATTAGGGATTTTGTTAGTATATTTGTGCCATTTGCTTTGTTATCTAGATTTGATCACTACACTAGCAAACACGACCTAAGAGTAAATAAAATTTATATAGAGAGTGGATGCGTGTATGAGCTTAGTCTTACTATGGCTGAATTTATTGATTTGCGTGAGTTTGCAGTAGAGTATGAGATTGCTGGTATGAAGTATCTAGCAATTCCATTAAATGCAAAACAAGTTTAA
- the thiH gene encoding 2-iminoacetate synthase ThiH: MKFIQKTDPMEYLEGQEQINSDIMQRVLEAANSVEFDKFNATDVEHALSKDNLNLNDLQALLSPVAANYLEEMVAKAKATKERYFGKNIYLFTPQYIANHCDNNCVYCGFNVNNDIKRAQLDEDDIIKELKNIAKTGLKEILILTGESQTKTPLSYIAKACKLAKRYFDIVGVEIYPLNSDEYAILHASGVDFVTVFQETYNPIKYGKIHLGGNKRVFPYRFNAQERALMGGMRGVAFGALLGIDDWRCDAMCTALHASLIQAKYPHAEISISVPRLRPIINNNRINPRDVTECALLQVIAAYRLFLPYANITLSSRESEYFRDNVIALGVTKVSAGVSVGIGEHGGKDDENKGDGQFEISDSRDVEQMKNAIKNAGLTPVMSDYIYTGVAK; encoded by the coding sequence ATGAAATTTATACAAAAAACCGATCCAATGGAGTATCTAGAAGGTCAAGAGCAAATAAATAGCGATATAATGCAAAGAGTGCTTGAGGCTGCTAATAGTGTTGAATTTGATAAATTTAATGCTACTGATGTAGAACACGCTCTATCTAAGGATAATCTAAACTTAAACGACCTTCAAGCGCTATTAAGTCCAGTAGCCGCAAACTATCTTGAAGAGATGGTGGCTAAAGCTAAGGCTACTAAAGAGCGATATTTTGGTAAAAACATCTATCTTTTTACACCTCAATATATAGCCAATCACTGCGATAATAACTGCGTTTATTGTGGATTTAATGTCAATAATGATATAAAAAGAGCTCAGCTTGATGAAGATGATATAATCAAAGAGTTAAAAAACATTGCCAAAACTGGACTAAAAGAGATCTTAATCCTAACAGGAGAGTCTCAAACCAAAACCCCACTAAGCTATATCGCAAAAGCTTGTAAGCTTGCTAAGAGATATTTTGATATAGTTGGAGTTGAAATTTATCCACTAAATAGCGACGAATATGCTATTTTGCACGCTAGTGGCGTGGATTTTGTCACTGTATTTCAAGAGACATATAACCCTATAAAATATGGCAAAATTCACCTAGGCGGCAATAAGCGTGTGTTTCCATATAGATTTAACGCTCAAGAAAGAGCCTTAATGGGTGGAATGCGTGGAGTAGCCTTTGGAGCGCTTCTTGGGATTGATGATTGGAGATGTGATGCGATGTGCACCGCGTTACACGCTAGTTTAATTCAAGCTAAATATCCTCACGCCGAGATCTCTATCTCAGTTCCACGCCTTAGACCAATCATCAATAACAATCGCATAAATCCACGCGATGTAACTGAGTGCGCACTACTTCAAGTAATAGCTGCTTATAGACTATTTTTACCATATGCAAATATTACACTAAGTAGTCGTGAAAGTGAGTATTTTAGAGATAATGTAATAGCTTTAGGAGTTACTAAAGTCTCAGCCGGAGTAAGCGTAGGAATCGGTGAGCATGGCGGTAAAGATGATGAAAATAAGGGTGATGGGCAGTTTGAAATTAGCGATAGCAGAGATGTAGAACAGATGAAAAATGCTATTAAAAATGCTGGCTTAACACCAGTAATGAGCGATTATATATACACAGGAGTAGCAAAATGA
- a CDS encoding thiazole synthase: protein MDKLNLGGKLFDSRFIMGSGKFDPELISACIDEAKTQIITLAIRRVNQDQNASITKFIPKNITLLPNTSGARDANEALRIARLGKELGCGDMIKIEVIRDSKFLLPDNYETLKAIELLASNGFIPLAYMMPDLVVARDMVNAGAAAIMPLAAPIGSNKGLSNKDMIQILIDEIELPIIVDAGIGRPSQACEAMEMGCAAVMANTAIATAGDIRVMARAFGKAVEAGRDAYLAKLGRVQNKASASSPLTGFLGQ, encoded by the coding sequence ATGGATAAATTAAATTTAGGTGGAAAGCTATTTGATTCTAGATTTATAATGGGAAGTGGCAAATTTGACCCTGAACTAATATCAGCTTGCATAGATGAGGCTAAAACTCAAATTATTACTCTAGCAATAAGAAGGGTAAATCAAGACCAAAACGCTAGCATAACTAAATTCATACCAAAAAATATCACACTACTACCAAATACAAGTGGCGCAAGAGATGCCAACGAAGCCTTAAGAATAGCTCGTCTTGGCAAAGAGCTAGGATGTGGAGATATGATTAAAATTGAAGTAATTAGAGATAGTAAATTTTTACTTCCAGATAATTATGAGACGCTAAAAGCTATAGAGCTATTAGCCAGCAATGGATTTATCCCGCTTGCTTATATGATGCCAGATCTTGTAGTTGCTCGTGATATGGTAAATGCTGGAGCAGCAGCTATAATGCCTCTAGCTGCACCAATAGGCTCAAATAAAGGCCTAAGCAATAAAGATATGATTCAAATTCTAATAGATGAGATTGAACTACCTATAATAGTAGATGCAGGTATTGGTCGTCCTAGTCAAGCATGCGAGGCAATGGAAATGGGCTGTGCTGCAGTAATGGCAAATACAGCAATCGCAACTGCAGGCGATATAAGAGTTATGGCTAGAGCTTTTGGCAAGGCTGTAGAAGCTGGACGAGATGCATATCTAGCAAAACTTGGAAGGGTACAAAATAAAGCAAGTGCTAGCTCACCATTAACTGGATTTTTAGGACAGTAG